Proteins found in one Micropterus dolomieu isolate WLL.071019.BEF.003 ecotype Adirondacks linkage group LG12, ASM2129224v1, whole genome shotgun sequence genomic segment:
- the LOC123980021 gene encoding carbonyl reductase [NADPH] 1-like, whose amino-acid sequence MSTRVALVTGSNKGIGLAIVRVLCKQFQGDVYLAARDVGRGQEAVESLASEGLTALFHQLDINDPSSITTAAAYFKDKYGGVDVLVNNAGIAFGMADTTPFAVQAEVTLKTNFFATRDMLTHFLPIIKAGGRVVNISSFVSSLALKQCSSALQERFRSEDITEEELVGLMQCFVEEAKKGEHKQGGWPETAYGISKTGLTTLSMILARRLSNERPNDGILLNACCPGWVQTDMAGSKAPKTPDEGAVTPVYLALLPPGATEPHGKFVSDKEVQPW is encoded by the exons ATGTCTACCAGGGTGGCTTTGGTAACGGGCAGTAACAAGGGCATCGGCCTGGCCATCGTCCGAGTGCTTTGCAAGCAGTTCCAAGGAGATGTTTACCTCGCCGCCAGAGACGT CGGTCGTGGTCAGGAAGCAGTGGAGTCTCTGGCCTCAGAGGGACTGACGGCCTTGTTTCACCAGCTGGACATCAACGACCCGAGCAGCATCACCACCGCCGCTGCGTACTTTAAAGACAAGTATGGAGGAGTGGACGTGCTCGTCAATAATGCTGGGATAGCATTTGGAA TGGCAGACACCACTCCATTTGCGGTCCAGGCAGAGGTGACCCTCAAGACAAACTTCTTCGCCACCAGAGACATGTTGACTCACTTCCTGCCGATCATCAAAGCTGGAG gcCGTGTGGTGAACATCTCCAGCTTCGTCAGCTCCCTCGCTCTGAAGCAGTGCAGCTCGGCCCTCCAGGAGCGATTCCGCAGCGAGGACatcacagaggaggagctggtgGGACTGATGCAGTGTTTCGTTGAGGAGGCCAAGAAGGGCGAGCACAAGCAGGGCGGCTGGCCTGAAACGGCGTATGGAATATCCAAAACTGGACTGACG accCTGTCCATGATCCTGGCTCGTCGTCTATCAAATGAGAGACCGAATGACGgg ATCTTGCTGAACGCCTGCTGTCCAGGCTGGGTGCAGACTGACATGGCTGGATCGAAAGCCCCCAAGACACCAGACGAGGGCGCTGTCACTCCAGTCTACCTGGCACTGCTGCCCCCCGGAGCCACAGAGCCTCACGGAAAGTTTGTCTCTGATAAAGAAGTTCAGCCGTGGTGA